A region of Enoplosus armatus isolate fEnoArm2 chromosome 14, fEnoArm2.hap1, whole genome shotgun sequence DNA encodes the following proteins:
- the LOC139296871 gene encoding ras-related protein Rab-11B: MGNRDDEYDFLFKVVLIGDSGVGKSNLLSRFTRNEFNLESKSTIGVEFATRSIQVDGKTIKAQIWDTAGQERYRAITSAYYRGAVGALLVYDIAKHLTYENVERWLKELRDHADNNIVIMLVGNKSDLRHLRAVPTDEARAFAEKNNLSFIETSALDSTNVEEAFKNILTEIYRIVSQKQIAERSAHDESPGNNVVDISVPPTTDGQRGSKLQCCQNL; encoded by the exons ATGGGGAACCGAGACGACGAATACGATTTCTTGttcaaag TTGTGTTAATCGGGGACTCAGGCGTAGGGAAGAGCAACCTGCTCTCTCGGTTCACACGAAATGAGTTCAACCTAGAGAGTAAGAGCACTATCGGGGTGGAGTTCGCCACGCGCAGCATTCAGGTGGACGGCAAGACGATAAAGGCTCAGATCTGGGACACAGCGGGACAGGAGCGCTACAGAGCCATCACCTCGGC ATACTACAGAGGAGCGGTGGGGGCGCTTTTAGTGTATGACATAGCCAAACACCTGACCTATGAGAATGTGGAGCGCTGGCTGAAGGAGCTGAGGGACCACGCCGACAACAACATTGTCATCATGCTGGTTGGCAACAAGAGCGACCTGCGCCACCTCAGGGCCGTGCCCACAGACGAGGCCAGGGCCTTCGCAG AGAAGAACAATCTGTCATTCATAGAAACTTCAGCCTTGGACTCAACAAATGTTGAAGAAGCCTTCAAGAATATCCTCACAG aaatctaCCGCATTGTCTCGCAGAAACAGATCGCAGAGCGGTCTGCCCATGACGAGTCCCCAGGAAACAACGTGGTTGACATCAGCGTGCCACCAACCACGGACGGCCAGAGGGGGAGCAAACTGCAATGCTGTCAGAACCTGTAA
- the LOC139296934 gene encoding mitochondrial import inner membrane translocase subunit TIM44-like isoform X1: MAASVCRCYEVRHSFMSFIAALKSPTDHLLVGRRALALCSRPLVSSVWRGDGYGLHGSPAAAVQVRYSSGRKGFLGEFVDGLRQEFNKNQEMKDNIKKFREEAKRLEESDALQQARKKYKSIEAETVKTSEVFKKTFGSLSETVKEGLEEVSRTDIGKKFKEGVEEAARTAMHSAESVSKGGEKLGKSGAFKAISQGVETMKKEIDVGDAGPYRAPSQLRKRSDFSSKGADSDSRVFEANEDAMGVVLHKDSKWFQQWKDFKDNNVVFNRFFDMKMKYDESDNALIRASRAVTDRVTDFLGGLFSKTEMSEVLTEIVKADPTFDKDSFLKQCEKDIIPNILEAMIRGELDVLKDWCYEATYSQLAHPIQQARALGLLFQSKILDIDNIDLAMGKMMDQGPVLIITFQAQVVMVIRSPKGDIVEGDPGKVMRMMYVWALCRDQEELNPNAAWRLLDISASSTEQAL, encoded by the exons ATGGCAGCCTCCGTGTGTCGGTGCTACGAGGTTAGACACTCATTCATGTCCTTCATTGCAGCTCTTAAGTCTCCAACAGATCATTTG CTGGTTGGCAGACGGGCCCTGGCCCTCTGCTCCCGGCCTCTGGTCTCCTCGGTGTGGAGAGGAGATGGCTATGGGTTACATGGGAGcccagctgcagctgtgcag GTACGATATTCCTCAGGACGTAAAGGTTTCCTGGGAGAGTTTGTGGATGGCCTGCGTCAGGAGTTCAATAAGAATCAGGAGATGAAAGACAACATAAAGAAGTTCAGAGAAGAGGCCAAGAGACTTGAGGAGTCTGACGCTCTCCAACAAGCCCGAAAGAAATAT AAATCTATAGAGGCTGAGACAGTGAAGACTTCAGAGGTATTCAAGAAGACCTTTGGCTCTCTGTCAGAGACCGTCAAGGAG GGTCTTGAGGAGGTGAGTCGTACTGACATCGGGAAGAAGTTCAAGGAAGGTGTGGAGGAGGCAGCCAGGACAGCCATGCACTCCGCTGAGTCTGTCTccaaaggaggagaaaaactgGGCAAAAGCGGCGCATTCAAGGCCATCTCACAg GGTGTTGAGACCATGAAGAAGGAGATAGATGTCGGTGACGCCGGCCCTTACAGAGCTCCCTCTCAGCTGAGGAAGAGAAGTGACTTCTCCTCCAAAGGAGCTGACAGTGACTCCAGAGTGTTCGAGGCGAATGA AGATGCTATGGGTGTCGTTCTCCACAAGGATTCAAAGTGGTTCCAGCAGTGGAAGGACTTCAAGGacaataatgttgtttttaata GGTTCTTTGATATGAAGATGAAATATGATGAAAGTGACAATGCCCTCATCAGAGCGTCCAGAGCTGTGACTGACAGAGTCACTGATTTCCTAG gtggTCTTTTCTCTAAGACAGAAATGTCCGAGGTGCTGACAGAGATCGTGAAGGCAGACCCCACCTTTGACAAAGACTCTTTTCTCAAACAGTGTGAGAAAGACATTATCCCTAACATACTGGAG GCTATGATCCGTGGAGAGCTGGATGTATTAAAAGACTGGTGCTATGAAGCT ACGTACAGTCAGCTGGCTCACCCCATCCAGCAGGCCAGAGCGCTGGGGCTGCTCTTCCAGTCCAAAATACTTGACATTGATAACATAGAT CTAGCGATGGGTAAGATGATGGACCAGGGCCCAGTGCTGATCATCACCTTCCAGGCTCAGGTCGTCATGGTGATCCGCAGCCCCAAAGGAGACATTGTGGAAGGAGATCCG GGGAAGGTGATGAGGATGATGTATGTTTGGGCGTTGTGTCGTGACCAGGAGGAGCTGAACCCCAACGCAGCCTGGAGACTCCTGGACATCTCCGCCTCCAGCACTGAGCAGGCCCTctag
- the LOC139296934 gene encoding mitochondrial import inner membrane translocase subunit TIM44-like isoform X2 encodes MAASVCRCYELVGRRALALCSRPLVSSVWRGDGYGLHGSPAAAVQVRYSSGRKGFLGEFVDGLRQEFNKNQEMKDNIKKFREEAKRLEESDALQQARKKYKSIEAETVKTSEVFKKTFGSLSETVKEGLEEVSRTDIGKKFKEGVEEAARTAMHSAESVSKGGEKLGKSGAFKAISQGVETMKKEIDVGDAGPYRAPSQLRKRSDFSSKGADSDSRVFEANEDAMGVVLHKDSKWFQQWKDFKDNNVVFNRFFDMKMKYDESDNALIRASRAVTDRVTDFLGGLFSKTEMSEVLTEIVKADPTFDKDSFLKQCEKDIIPNILEAMIRGELDVLKDWCYEATYSQLAHPIQQARALGLLFQSKILDIDNIDLAMGKMMDQGPVLIITFQAQVVMVIRSPKGDIVEGDPGKVMRMMYVWALCRDQEELNPNAAWRLLDISASSTEQAL; translated from the exons ATGGCAGCCTCCGTGTGTCGGTGCTACGAG CTGGTTGGCAGACGGGCCCTGGCCCTCTGCTCCCGGCCTCTGGTCTCCTCGGTGTGGAGAGGAGATGGCTATGGGTTACATGGGAGcccagctgcagctgtgcag GTACGATATTCCTCAGGACGTAAAGGTTTCCTGGGAGAGTTTGTGGATGGCCTGCGTCAGGAGTTCAATAAGAATCAGGAGATGAAAGACAACATAAAGAAGTTCAGAGAAGAGGCCAAGAGACTTGAGGAGTCTGACGCTCTCCAACAAGCCCGAAAGAAATAT AAATCTATAGAGGCTGAGACAGTGAAGACTTCAGAGGTATTCAAGAAGACCTTTGGCTCTCTGTCAGAGACCGTCAAGGAG GGTCTTGAGGAGGTGAGTCGTACTGACATCGGGAAGAAGTTCAAGGAAGGTGTGGAGGAGGCAGCCAGGACAGCCATGCACTCCGCTGAGTCTGTCTccaaaggaggagaaaaactgGGCAAAAGCGGCGCATTCAAGGCCATCTCACAg GGTGTTGAGACCATGAAGAAGGAGATAGATGTCGGTGACGCCGGCCCTTACAGAGCTCCCTCTCAGCTGAGGAAGAGAAGTGACTTCTCCTCCAAAGGAGCTGACAGTGACTCCAGAGTGTTCGAGGCGAATGA AGATGCTATGGGTGTCGTTCTCCACAAGGATTCAAAGTGGTTCCAGCAGTGGAAGGACTTCAAGGacaataatgttgtttttaata GGTTCTTTGATATGAAGATGAAATATGATGAAAGTGACAATGCCCTCATCAGAGCGTCCAGAGCTGTGACTGACAGAGTCACTGATTTCCTAG gtggTCTTTTCTCTAAGACAGAAATGTCCGAGGTGCTGACAGAGATCGTGAAGGCAGACCCCACCTTTGACAAAGACTCTTTTCTCAAACAGTGTGAGAAAGACATTATCCCTAACATACTGGAG GCTATGATCCGTGGAGAGCTGGATGTATTAAAAGACTGGTGCTATGAAGCT ACGTACAGTCAGCTGGCTCACCCCATCCAGCAGGCCAGAGCGCTGGGGCTGCTCTTCCAGTCCAAAATACTTGACATTGATAACATAGAT CTAGCGATGGGTAAGATGATGGACCAGGGCCCAGTGCTGATCATCACCTTCCAGGCTCAGGTCGTCATGGTGATCCGCAGCCCCAAAGGAGACATTGTGGAAGGAGATCCG GGGAAGGTGATGAGGATGATGTATGTTTGGGCGTTGTGTCGTGACCAGGAGGAGCTGAACCCCAACGCAGCCTGGAGACTCCTGGACATCTCCGCCTCCAGCACTGAGCAGGCCCTctag
- the LOC139297041 gene encoding cortexin-1: MSDTNYWVVDYDLSSPAPPGFPRGPTVQQPMAGHPEQGTALCFVGLLVLLLLFLLVRCIRILLDPYSSMPASSWTDHKEGLDRGQFDYALV; the protein is encoded by the coding sequence ATGAGCGACACAAACTACTGGGTTGTGGACTAtgacctctcctctcctgccccACCCGGGTTCCCCAGGGGCCCAACGGTGCAGCAGCCCATGGCAGGGCACCCCGAGCAGGGAACGGCCCTGTGTTTCGTTGGActccttgtgctgctgctgctctttctccTTGTTCGCTGCATCCGTATCTTGTTAGATCCCTACAGCAGCATGCCGGCATCATCGTGGACGGACCATAAGGAGGGGCTGGACAGAGGGCAGTTTGATTATGCACTGGTGTAA